The following are from one region of the Centropristis striata isolate RG_2023a ecotype Rhode Island chromosome 19, C.striata_1.0, whole genome shotgun sequence genome:
- the ddx55 gene encoding ATP-dependent RNA helicase DDX55, protein MENTTEGTWESLPVTLNDGILQTLHELKFTHMTPVQSACIPLFMSNKDVAAEAVTGSGKTLAFVIPIIELLLKREEKLKKMQVGALVVTPTRELALQISEVMEQFIQKFQQFTQILLIGGTNPIDDVEKFKDKGANIVIATPGRLEDMFRRKSDGLDLAGSVKSLDVLVLDEADRLLDMGFEASLNTILGYLPKQRRTGLFSATQTQELEKLVRAGLRNPVRITVKEKGVAATAAIQKTPSRLSNYYTICRSENKFNNLVAFLRQHKHEKNLVFFSTCACVEYYGRALETLVKKVTVHCIHGKMKNKRNKIFADFRALKSGILVCTDVMARGIDIPDVNWVLQYDPPSSASAFVHRCGRTARIGNQGSALVFLLPMETTYVDFLSINQKCPLQKMSLPSDVVDVLPKVQAMSLADRAMFDRSMRAFVSFVQAYAKHECSLIFRIKDLDFASLARGFALLRLPKMPELRGKTFPDFVGTTVDTETIRYKDKNREKQRQKMLAELKDKERIPFVKRSFEKNKAWSKQKTRKERRRKRTAKRKHEVSEDEDEDMKELLEDTRLLKKLKKGQISEEDFEKQITSGPKHQTEAPSGGDEDA, encoded by the exons aTGGAGAACACAACAGAAGGAACCTGGGAGAGTTTACCTGTTACACTCAACGACGGGATTCTACAAACGCTCCATGAACTGAAGTTTACACACATGACACCTGTACAG tCTGCTTGTATCCCGCTGTTCATGAGTAACAAAGACGTGGCTGCTGAGGCG GTGACCGGGAGTGGAAAGACGCTCGCTTTTGTCATCCCGATTattgagctgctgctgaagagagaagagaagctgAAGAAGATGCAG GTCGGAGCCTTGGTGGTCACTCCCACCAGAGAACTGGCTCTTCAGATCAGCGAAGTGATGGAACAATTCATTCAGAAGTTTCAACAGTTTAC gCAGATTTTACTGATCGGTGGAACCAACCCGATAGATGATGTGGAGAAGTTCAAGGATAAAGG GGCAAACATTGTGATCGCGACCCCGGGCCGTCTGGAGGACATGTTCAGGAGGAAGTCTGACGGTCTGGACCTGGCCGGCTCCGTCAAGAGTCTGGACGTTCTGGTCCTGGACGAGGCCGACAGACTGCTGGACATGGGCTTCGAGGCCAG cctGAACACCATCCTGGGCTACCTGCCGAAGCAGCGGCGGACCGGCCTGTTTTCAGCCACTCAGACTCAGGAGCTGGAGAAGCTGGTGCGGGCCGGACTCAGGAACCCCGTACGCATCACCGTCAAAGAGAAAGGCGTGGCCGCCACCGCCGCCATCCAGAAAACACCGTCCAGACTCTCCAACTACTACACC aTTTGCAGATCCGAAAACAAGTTCAACAACTTGGTGGCGTTTCTGAGGCAACACAAGCATGAGAAGAACCTCGTCTTCTTCAG TACGTGTGCCTGTGTGGAGTACTATGGTCGAGCTCTGGAGACGCTGGTGAAGAAGGTGACGGTTCACTGCATCCACGGCAAGATGAAGAACAAACGCAACAAGATCTTTGCAGACTTCCGAGCTCTCAAGAG TGGGATCTTGGTGTGTACAGATGTTATGGCCAGAGGAATCGATATTCCAGATGTGAACTGGGTGCTGCAGTACGATCCTCCCAGCAGCGCCAG TGCGTTTGTGCACCGTTGTGGACGTACGGCTCGTATTGGTAATCAGGGCAGCGCGCTGGTCTTCCTGCTGCCGATGGAGACGACATATGTCGACTTTTTATCCATCAATCAGAAA TGTCCGCTGCAGAAGATGTCCCTCCCCAGTGACGTGGTGGATGTTCTGCCTAAAGTTCAGGCGATGTCTCTGGCGGACAGAGCGATGTTCGACAGAAGCATGAGGGCCTTCGTGTCCTTCGTGCAGGCTTACGCCAAACACGAGTGTAGTCTCATCTTCAGGATCAAAG ATCTGGACTTTGCCTCTTTGGCTCGCGGCTTCGCGCTCCTCCGGCTGCCGAAGATGCCGGAGCTGAGAGGGAAAACGTTCCCGGACTTCGTGGGGACGACGGTGGACACGGAGACGATCCGCTACAAGGACAAGAACCGAGAGAAGCAGCGGCAGAAGATGCTCGCTGAGCTCAAAGACAAGGAAAGGATCCCCTTCGTTAAAAGGAGCTTTGAGAAGAACAAAGCCTGGTCCAAGCAGAAGACCAGGAAGGAgcgcaggaggaagaggacggCCAAGAGGAAGCACGAG GTCTCTGAGGACGAAGACGAAGACATGAAGGAGCTTTTGGAGGACACGCGCCTCCTGAAGAAGCTAAAGAAAGGTCAGATCAGCGAGGAGGACTTTGAGAAACAGATAACGAGCGGACCCAAACACCAAACAGAAGCTCCCTCCGGAGGAGACGAGGACGCGTGA
- the eif2b1 gene encoding translation initiation factor eIF-2B subunit alpha — MNEEELVEYFGAQMTEDPDMASAVAAIRTLLEFLKRDTGETILGLRESLTWATDRLKGVDSSVAVSSGGELFLRFISLTSLEHQDLSRCKKVMEERGELFLEKISMSRNKVAKLCHTFIKDGAKILTHSYSRVVLRVLEKAVEEKKRFSVYVTESQPDSAGRQMADALRKLNVPVTVVLDAAVGYVLEKVDLVIVGAEGVVESGGIINKIGTYQTAVCSKAHNKPFYVVAESFKFVRLYPLNQQDVPDKFKYKANTLRESQNLSEEHPMVDYTPPSLITLLFTDLGVLTPSAVSDELIKLYL, encoded by the exons ATGAACGAAGAAG AGCTGGTGGAGTATTTCGGGGCTCAGATGACGGAAGACCCGGACATGGCCTCTGCGGTGGCCGCGATCCGGACCCTGCTGGAGTTCCTCAAGAGAGACACAG GTGAGACCATCCTGGGTCTGAGGGAGAGTCTGACGTGGGCCACAGACCGCCTGAAGGGCGTGGACTCGTCGGTGGCCGTGTCGTCAGGAGGAGAACTCTTCCTGCGCTTCATCAGTCTCACATCACTGGAGCACCAG gATCTGTCTCGCTGTAAGAaggtgatggaggagagaggagaactCTTCCTGGAGAAGATCTCCATGTCCAGAAACAAAGTGGCTAAGCTCTGTCACACCTTCATCAAAGACGGAGCT AAAATCCTGACTCACTCGTACTCCAGAGTCGTGCTCCGAGTTCTGGAGAAAGCTGTAGAGGAGAAGAAACGCTTCTCCGTTTACGTTACTGAATCTCAGCCGGACTCAGCCGG GCGTCAGATGGCGGACGCTCTGAGGAAACTCAACGTTCCTGTAACAGTCGTTCTGGATGCAGCTGTGGG GTATGTGTTGGAGAAGGTAGACCTGGTGATAGTCGGAGCAGAGGGAGTGGTGGAGAGCGGAGGCATCATCAACAAG ATCGGCACGTATCAGACGGCCGTGTGCTCCAAAGCTCACAACAAACCTTTCTACGTCGTGGCGGAGAGTTTCAAATTCGTCCGCCTCTACCCGCTCAACCAGCAGGACGTGCCTGATAAATTTAAG TACAAAGCCAACACCCTGAGGGAGTCCCAGAACCTGTCGGAGGAGCACCCCATGGTGGACTACACGCCTCCTTCCCTCATCACGCTGCTCTTCACCGACCTGGGCGTCCTCACGCCGTCCGCCGTCAGCGACGAACTCATCAAGCTTTATTTATAA